The Deltaproteobacteria bacterium genomic interval GCGTTGTCGAGGAATTAGCTCCGAAGCTGCTCGAACGTCTGATTGCAGAGCAAGCCGATGTTGCCTTGCTGGTGCCGGTGTGACCGGTCTGTCATCAGTCCGTGGGACTGATCGCCCGACAGATTGAAGCCGCTGGGATTCCGACACTGTGCATGGGAAGTGCGATCGATATCCTCAAGTCCGTGCAGCCGCCGCGGGCCGCGTTTCTCGATTTTCCCCTCGGCCATACCACAGGGAAGCCGCATGAGCCGGAGTTGCAGCGCGAGATTCTCGTGCAGGCGTTCGACGCCTTCACGACTCTGACTGAGCCGGGGATGGTGGTAAATTTACCATTCCGTTGGTCCGAGCAGGACGAGTGGAAAGCCACGGCGATGATGGGGGGCGACTCGCGGACCCCGCGCCAAGACACGCCACAGTATCAAACGGAAGAGGATCGCATTCGGGCGGAAGCGAAGGCTGTGCAGACGTGCATAGTCTGTGAAGCCTCGGCCTGAGCTAATACTTCGTCCACGGACATATGAGGGGTTGTCATTCCGAGCCGGAACGCAGTGCAGGCGAGGAATCTCGTGTCGCTACTGCTCGCGTGAGATTTCTCGTCGCGGAGTTTACCCTGAGCGCAGTCGAAGGGCCTTTCGAAATGACATCCCTCGAAATCCCCCGGACAGACTACTAGTCGAGGGCAGATATAGAGAGAAGTAGGGGCAGGTCTCAGACCTGCCCTTTTTTTATTGCAGGTCCCTTACCGCTGGATAGCCAGGGATGCCGGTCGCCGCGTGCACGGCCCGAACGATCGCGTCGGCCATCGCCTCAGCCGCGAGGGCACCAACCGCCAACAGCTCAACGTTGCCTTGGTGTGAGCCGGTCGCCAGCGCGAACACCGTGTCCCCATCGAAGGGTGTGTGCGTAGGCGAGAGGGCACGGGCGAGGCCGTCCTGCGCCATCTGGGCAACTTTCGTGGCTTGCGTTTTGGTCAAACGCGCGTTGGTGGCAACCACGCCAATGGTGGTGTTCTGCCCAGGGCGCGCACGCGGCACGGCCCCGGAACGAATCAGGGTCCGCACATCGGCCAAGCCTTTCCCATCTTCTGTGCGCAGACCGGCGATGACCCGCCCGGTGCTCGGGTCGATGACATCTCCCACTGCATTGACCGCCACCAGCGCGGCGACCGTGAGGCCATCGGGCAAGGTGATCGTTGCGGACCCGAGCCCGCCTTTCATGGCGCGCTGTGGACCCATCAGTTTGCCCACCGTGGCCCCTGCCCCTGCGCCGATATTGCCTTCTTGGACGGGCTCGCTCGTTGCCGCAGTAGCCGCACGATAGCCGCACTCGGCGGTGGGACGAATCTTGGGATCGCCGATGCCAAGGTCGAAGAGGACAGCTGCCGGAACGATGGGTACCTTGGCGACGCGGGCATCGAACCCCACGCCTTTCTCGTCGAGATAGCGCATCACGCCGGTGGCGGCATCAAGGCCAAAGGCGCTGCCGCCAGCTAAGACGATGGCTTGCACTTTCTCTACTAAATTTTCCGGGGCGAGCAGATCCGTCTCGCGGGTGCCCGGCGCCGCGCCGCGTACATCAACTCCAGCGGTTGCGCCCGCTTCAACTAAGACCACGGTGCAGCCCGTAGGCCGTTCGCTCAGCGTGTAATGCCCAACCTTCACACCAGCAACCGCAGTGAGTCCCTGCATGCTGACAGGTTGCTGGCTGTGCAAGACAGCGTCGGCGGTTGCTGCCTGCGGGAGGGCCGCCGCCAACGCGAGCAGAAGAGAGCACCACAAAAAGCCGTGAACGAAGAGCGTCATCTGCTTATCCATCCTCATCATATCCTCCTCCTCTGAAATCTCACCGAAAGAGGGAGAAATATAACCGAAAGAAAACCGTTCGTCTCTTGCCGAACGATTGCGAGAGGCGGTAAGAGCAAGAGAGAAATTTTTGAGTACAGAAGGACGGTGATCATGGATGCTTACGGCTCTGCACTCTTTCCTCGGTTCTCCCAGGCCATGCGTGTTCTAGGAATGGCAGGAGTCGTGGTGGCGATAGTAGGGGGACTGCCGCTTCCGTCGTCGTCCGCGCTGATCGCCGTGAACACTATGAACGACGAACTGAACGCGGATGGCGATTGCTCGCTGCGCGAAGCGATCCGCTCTGCCAATCTTGACAGTGCCGTGGATGGTTGCTTGGCAGGGAACGGAGACGACGCCATCTCTCTCCCCGGCGGCCTTTATCGCCTTGCTCTCGCGGGAAGTGGCGAGGATGCCGCCGCGACCGGTGATCTCGATATCACCGCAAACCTGAGCCTGCTTGGCGCCAATGCCGATGTGACGATCGTGGATGGTGGCGGTCTCGATCGGGTTTTTCAGGTCTTGCCGGGAGCGACCGTTCTGATCGATAGCGTGACCGTCACGAACGGCAATGGCGGCGGTGGCGCTGGTGGCGGCGTCTTGAATGCCGGCACGCTCGACCTGACCAACAGTCGCGTGACCGGTAATACCGCCGGGCTTCCCGGTGGCGGCGGGATTTGGAGTGGGGGCTCCGTCGTGCAAGCGGCGTCCCTGACATTGCTCCAGACTACAGTGAGCGAGAACGCGGCAAATGGCGACGGCGGCGGCATTCATAACGCGGCGTTCAGTGCTCTGACCCTGGAAAAAAGCACGGTGAACGGGAATTCCGCGACCAGCGCCGGCAGCAGCCGAGGCGGTGGA includes:
- a CDS encoding P1 family peptidase, giving the protein MTLFVHGFLWCSLLLALAAALPQAATADAVLHSQQPVSMQGLTAVAGVKVGHYTLSERPTGCTVVLVEAGATAGVDVRGAAPGTRETDLLAPENLVEKVQAIVLAGGSAFGLDAATGVMRYLDEKGVGFDARVAKVPIVPAAVLFDLGIGDPKIRPTAECGYRAATAATSEPVQEGNIGAGAGATVGKLMGPQRAMKGGLGSATITLPDGLTVAALVAVNAVGDVIDPSTGRVIAGLRTEDGKGLADVRTLIRSGAVPRARPGQNTTIGVVATNARLTKTQATKVAQMAQDGLARALSPTHTPFDGDTVFALATGSHQGNVELLAVGALAAEAMADAIVRAVHAATGIPGYPAVRDLQ